TGAAGGTCATCTTGGTGCCCGGCGCCGAAGATCTCGGGCTGGCCAGGAAGGTGCTCAGATTTTCCGGGCTCCAGACATCGAAATGCTCTTCCAGGGCGCCGGAATAATTGAAGCCATCGACGCTGTCGACGGCACGGTTCACGACGCCGTCGAGGTGCGGTCCGGTCCCGTTGGAGCCGTCGACCTTGTGGCAGGCCTTGCACTTGTTGAAGACGCGTTCGCCGGCGCCGGCATCGGCCGTCGCGAAAACTTCCTCGAAGCTCGGACCCTCTTCGGCAGGGCCCGCATCACCGTCATCGGCGGTTTCGATCAG
The Pseudooceanicola algae genome window above contains:
- a CDS encoding c-type cytochrome, which codes for MFDTMTITKVVGGLCGTLLVFLLGNWVADLLYETSATSGHGGEEAAVQGYLIETADDGDAGPAEEGPSFEEVFATADAGAGERVFNKCKACHKVDGSNGTGPHLDGVVNRAVDSVDGFNYSGALEEHFDVWSPENLSTFLASPRSSAPGTKMTFNGLPKIEDRANVIAYLESLPN